From the genome of Solanum pennellii chromosome 6, SPENNV200:
TATTTTCCTATTACGTTTTTCaagatattaaatttattatattcaaatgaTAATACAGTAAATTGtccttttatttataatttttttaaatatattaaattaatagtgGACAATTATCGAGGAATataacaaaaacatatatatttctcctttattattttagtgggcaactatataatataatatattttctcatataaaaatatcataatgcCCGGATAAGTCAACTAACATAGTTTTAGATCTCGAGAAAAGAAAACAAGCACTGAGCCATTgacaatagaaaaagaaaaatgttccCTCCCGAATATTTTCCAACCATTCTGTTGTTGGCTTTGctctttttcaatttgtttgaaatatctttgTTGGAAACTGTTATGAAATGGGCATAGACAGTTTTCTTCAGAAGCTTctctttgaaaaaaatacaacaaTTGGAATATTATGTGTCAATAATAATCTTAATTAAGCCCGcggattttgaaaaatttatagaAGACGACACAGCGTTCGGAATTGACTCACCGATAAATTTTCCGTCCATATCTGGGGCCACTGTAACTGAGCCAAAAAAGTACCTGCGCCATGGAAGAATTGAACGTTAATGAGGAGATTCGAAGGACAATAAACCCTAGGAGGAAGAAGGATTTGCGTGGTCCCGTACCCTTCATTATCATCATCTGCGGCACTCTCGTTTACTACCACTGTGTTTATCGGAATGCCAGTATCGTCTCTCTCGTCTCTGACGTCTTTACTGTAATCATTTGCTCCCTCGCCATTCTCGGACTCCTGTATCGCCAGATGAACATTTCGGTTCCTGTGGATCCACTAGAATGGCAGATCTCACAGAACACTGCGAATCGCGTCCTTGCCTGCATTGCTAATACTATCGGTGCTGCTGAGTCTGTTCTCCGCGTTTCTGCTGCCGGACATGATAAGCGCTTGTTCGTTAAGGTACTAACAAACTTGTAGTGTATGTTTTGAACTTAATATTGTGCTTGGAAgtgaaatttcaccaaaaactgtttttttttagaaattgagCCAAGGGCGGTAGTGGAAAGGTCGATGTACACACTACTCTTCCCAGGTTTCATTGTGTAAATTTTCGAACTTCACTAATTTCACGAACAAACAATGTTTTCCGCTGAACACAGTATCTGAGCTTCGATAGGATGATTAATACACAAAGAAAAGCTCCAAACAGAAACTCAAATACTTATGTGATGTAACTGAAAATTCGATTGGTGAACTGTTATTAAAATCATCTACATTGCCAGGTTGTGGTTACTCTTTATGTGCTATCAGTTTTGGGAAGGATAGCATCAGGCGTTACTGTTGCCTATGCCGGTGAGTCATTTCTTCTCCTATTTCCTCTATTTCAATTCTCGGGGTACAAGTCGATTTTCATTCACAAATTTTGCGTCAAATTGTTCTGTGTCGATTAATTTTATGTAGGACTCTGTTTTCTTTGCCTTTACATGCTTGTTGAGAATTCTCAACTGATCAGCGTATGTTTGTCGAGTCAACGAAAGAGAAAAGACTCAAGAGAAACAGTTCAGAGCGACTAAGGTGTTTTGCTCAGTCTACGGAGCAAATGAATTTCCTGGTTTGTAGATACACGAAAAGAGGGATTGAAGCAATAAGAACAGAATTATGGTACCACTGGTAAAAAGTAAATAATGTTAGCCCGTATTCTATGGTTCGAATTATTGCATAGTGTGAATTTTCTGTGTGGCCT
Proteins encoded in this window:
- the LOC107021258 gene encoding reticulon-like protein B22 isoform X1, with product MEELNVNEEIRRTINPRRKKDLRGPVPFIIIICGTLVYYHCVYRNASIVSLVSDVFTVIICSLAILGLLYRQMNISVPVDPLEWQISQNTANRVLACIANTIGAAESVLRVSAAGHDKRLFVKVVVTLYVLSVLGRIASGVTVAYAGLCFLCLYMLVENSQLISVCLSSQRKRKDSRETVQSD
- the LOC107021258 gene encoding reticulon-like protein B22 isoform X2, giving the protein MEELNVNEEIRRTINPRRKKDLRGPVPFIIIICGTLVYYHCVYRNASIVSLVSDVFTVIICSLAILGLLYRQMNISVPVDPLEWQISQNTANRVLACIANTIGAAESVLRVSAAGHDKRLFVKVVVTLYVLSVLGRIASGVTVAYAGGHICKLAGSEILTSKTAENTCSI